A genomic segment from Glycine soja cultivar W05 chromosome 20, ASM419377v2, whole genome shotgun sequence encodes:
- the LOC114403886 gene encoding uncharacterized protein LOC114403886: MPFTLHPSKFLCSPNCTIIPVKDTTLFTNTINKPHKNPTKFRSFAKVVLSTPRASIVSKKDSILGYTHFTLRSRSDGDGFSTDVSQDDGTSQELEQLELLNKPSPVLVTEGSSSEVEVEEEKPSQEEALAPFLKFFKGKDSGEDVEEDGEGLEVAEEKSDVGDENEEGDKKVSVEYYESKPGDFVVGVVVSGNENKLDVNVGADLLGTMLTKEVLPLYGKEMENLLCDVEKDAEDFMVRGKMGIVKNEEAISGVPVPGRPVVEIGTILFAEVLGRTLSGRPLLSTRRLFRRIAWHRVRQIKQLNEPIEVRITEWNTGGLLTRIEGLRAFLPKAELVKRANSFTELKENVGRCMYVQISQIDETKNNLILSEKEAWQKLYLREGTLLDGTVKKILPYGAQIKLGKTNRSGLLHVSNISRAEVTSVSNILSVDENVKVLVVKSMFPDKISLSIADLESEPGLFLSNKERLYMEADMMAKKYKQKLPPSVTTQRLEPLPTSCLPFENEALYANWKWFKFEK; this comes from the exons ATGCCATTTACTCTTCACCCCTCTAAATTTCTTTGCTCTCCCAACTGCACAATAATACCAGTTAAGGACACCACTCTTTTCACCAACACCATCAACAAACCACACAAAAATCCCACAAAGTTTCGTTCTTTTGCCAAGGTTGTTCTTTCCACTCCCCGTGCTTCCATAGTTTCTAAGAAAGATTCAATCTTGGGCTATACCCACTTCACACTTCGCTCCAGGAGTGATGGTGATGGCTTCTCCACTGATGTATCTCAAGATGATGGAACAAGCCAAGAACTTGAACAGCTTGAGTTGCTGAACAAGCCTTCACCTGTGCTTGTTACAGAAGGGTCTTCTTCTGAAGTTGAAGTGGAGGAAGAGAAACCCTCCCAGGAGGAGGCTTTGGCACCTTTCTTGAAGTTTTTCAAAGGCAAAGATTCTGGGGAGGATGTTGAGGAAGATGGTGAGGGGTTGGAAGTTGCTGAAGAAAAAAGTGATGTGGGGGATGAGAATGAAGAGGGAGATAAGAAGGTTAGTGTTGAGTACTATGAGTCCAAACCTGGGGATTTTGTGGTGGGTGTTGTTGTTTCAGGTAATGAAAACAAGCTTGATGTCAATGTAGGGGCAGACTTGCTAGGTACAATGTTGACCAAGGAAGTGCTTCCCTTGTATGGTAAGGAAATGGAGAACTTGTTGTGTGATGTGGAAAAGGATGCTGAGGATTTTATGGTTCGGGGGAAGATGGGAATTGTGAAGAATGAGGAAGCAATAAGTGGAGTGCCAGTGCCTGGAAGGCCTGTCGTGGAGATTGGAACCATTTTGTTTGCTGAGGTTTTAGGTAGGACTCTTAGTGGCCGGCCATTGCTTTCCACAAGAAGGCTCTTTCGCCGGATTGCCTGGCATCGAGTGAGGCag ATAAAACAGCTCAATGAACCTATAGAGGTTAGAATTACTGAGTGGAATACTGGGGGCCTGCTAACAAGGATTGAG GGTTTGCGAGCTTTCCTACCCAAAGCTGAGCTTGTAAAAAGAGCAAATAGCTTTACtgaattgaaagaaaat GTGGGGCGCTGTATGTATGTACAAATTAGTCAGATAGATGAAACTAAAAACAATTTGATACTTAGCGAAAAGGAAGCTTGG CAAAAATTGTATCTTCGTGAGGGAACACTTCTTGATGGAACTGTGAAAAAGATCTTACCGTATGGAGCTCAAATTAAGCTAGGAAAAACTAATAGAAG TGGATTGCTGCATGTTTCTAATATCTCTCGAGCTGAAGTTACTTCTGTCAGTAACATACTTTCTGTTGATGAGAATGTCAAAGTTCTTGTGGTGAAGTCAATGTTTCCTGATAAAATATCTCTTAG CATTGCTGACCTTGAGAGTGAACCTGGCCTTTTTCTATCAAATAAAgag AGACTATATATGGAGGCTGATATGATGGCAaagaaatataagcaaaagcTACCACCTTCTGTCACCACTCAAAGATTAGAACCCCTACCAACCAGTTGCTTGCCTTTTGAAAATGAAGCACTTTATGCAAACTGGAAGTGGTTTAAGTTTGAAAAATAA